The following are encoded together in the Oncorhynchus kisutch isolate 150728-3 linkage group LG8, Okis_V2, whole genome shotgun sequence genome:
- the LOC109895861 gene encoding dedicator of cytokinesis protein 5 isoform X1, with amino-acid sequence MHGKLSAMFNEMLLKDGTVNISIWIEFALFSSILSYLLYLSLYLCHVSISIYQSLISPGWYRGYTLRDKSRKGIFPASYIHLKEAKVEGTGQQEIVIPGDLPLVLELGATLREWAQIWYKLYVNNKTTLFRGVQQMAYSLIEYRSQIVSGTLPKDDLVELRKKVTAKIDYGNRILGLDLVVRDDAGNTLDPDCTSTVSLFRAFETASRSIDDRIQEEKTRLQNLEMRRQSLFSTVHTYSLFVNLKNFVCNIGEDAELLMSLYDPDQSEFISENFLVRWDSMGMPKEIEKLNNLPALFTDLSSSDLIRPRLFLVCQIIRVGSMELKEGKKHTGGLRRPFGVAVMDITDIAHGKADDEEKQHFIPFQQIAMETYIRQRQLIISPLLPSRVIGENEPLTAVFNKVINTREVNHKGQGLFVTLKLLPGDLSQVRKDYPHFVDRTTAIVRKMGFPEIILPGYVRNDIYVTLLQGEFDRGKKTSPKNVEVMLSVLDNDGNLMEKAIFPGAGYDGITEYKSVIYYQVKQPSWNETVKVTIPIEDVGRCHLRVMFRHRSSQDSRDKSEKPFGMAFVRLMKGDGTTLRDGRHDLIVYKVDAKKSEDAKTYLTLPGSWAEVEEKERQTGKTFNHSGVIPLTKDSFQIGTLTCSTKLTQNVDLLGLLNWRSNPEELDQNLQRLMEVEGGEIVKFLQDTLDALFSIMMETSEEETYDTLLFNALVFIITLIGDIKFQHFNPVLETYINKHFSATLAYMKLTKVLNYYVGHADEPVLTERLYSALKALKYLFRFIVQSRVLYLRFYGTSEDAFFNSIRTLFLSFNTLMDRPLDEGVKIKGAILKYLPTIINDIKNVFDPVELSVLLTKFIESIPDSQLVRQKLGCMCKMVESDLFKQPECRDVLLPLVTDQLSGQLDDHSNKPDHEACVQLLSTVLDNLDRKNVGPTRGHVQLIMERLLRRVNRTVISMSRTSTLIGHYLACMTAILKQMDDMHYAHYISTFKTRQDIIDFLMETFIMFKDLMGNVFPSDWMTMNLLQIGVFLRAINQYSEVLNMYFMDQTHFELQLWNNYFHLTVAFLTHKSLQLESFSQEKRNKILNKYGDMRKSIGFKIRDMWYNLGPHKMKFIPAMVGPILKATLVPEPELRKATIPIFFDMMQCEHNFTPSRTFNMFENELITKLDQEVEGGRGDEQYKILLEKTLLEHCRRHRYLSQSGEELALLLSSLLEKLLAYRTITHDESPELRMSCTVNVLNFYKEKKREDIYIRYLYKLRDLHLVCENYTEAAYTLLLHAELLEWSDKPCAPHLIPGHGKHVWTQQELKERLFQEIICNLDKGKMWEKAIEMGKQLAKMHENQMFDFMELSQLLKQQAQFYENIMHAMRPQPEYFAVGYYGLGFPTFLRNKVFIYRGKEYEWLEDFSLKLLSQFPNAARMTSTAPPGDNICNSQGQHIQCFTVKPVLTVPAQFKDKGVPEQILNYYRTNEVDQFQYSRPFRKGAKDPDNEFATMWIERTTYITTYHFPGILKWFEVKSISVEEISPLQNAVETMEMANEKLSNLVQQQACDSSTSVHPLSMMLNGIVDPAVMGGYSNYEKAFFTDTYMHEHPDDLESIEVLKHLIALQIPLLADGIRIHGEKSTEQLKPLHNRLLTCFSDLRERVEKHYGVITLPCSLTERKKSRVGSVVMPYILSSTLRRMSTVSTTSSGLSSGSTSSNGPSRPSSQDSLLSRDTANDRRASMLSRSEDDNRISRKNRKEWSVSKSQVLVERQPDIDEQTLPEKPQRPKSLQFGDRRLTLSLFQGVSSHLSLDNPLSPLPASPQTPHSSTYSSLPGDNDATTDTPGTPPPMPPKKHPHEMFDISQNSLEFHPPLPQKIDSKPPPPPPKTRKSMFPGSYENNPQ; translated from the exons ATGCATGGAAAATTATCAGCGATGTTTAATGAAATGCTCTTGAAAGATGGAACAGTCAATATCAGCATCTGGATCGAGTTTGCCCTCTTCTCATCAATCTTATCTTATCTATTGTATTTATCCCTATATCTCTGTCATGTCTCTATATCCATCTATCAATCTCTAATCTCCCCAGGCTGGTACAGAGGGTACACATTACGGGACAAATCACGGAAG GGCATTTTCCCAGCCTCGTACATCCACCTGAAGGAGGCGAAAGTTGAAGGGACAGG CCAACAGGAAATAGTTATCCCAGGAGACCTACCACTGGTACTGGAACTCGGTGCCACTCTGAGGGAATGGGCACAAATATGGTACAAGCTGTATGTG AACAACAAGACCACTCTCTTCAGGGGCGTACAGCAGATGGCCTACAGCCTCATCGAGTATCGATCTCAGATAGTGTCAGGAACATTACCCAAGGATGACCTTGTGGAGCTCAGGAAGAAAGTCACAGCTAAGATTGATTATGGAAACCG GATTCTGGGTTTGGACTTGGTGGTGCGAGATGACGCGGGGAACACTCTGGACCCGGACTGCACCAGCACAGTCAGTCTGTTCAGGGCCTTTGAGACTGCATCCCGCAGTATAGATGACAGAATACAGGAGGAGAAG ACCCGGCTGCAGAACCTGGAGATGAGGCGCCAGTCCCTGTTCAGCACGGTGCACACCTACAGTCTCTTCGTGAACCTCAAGAACTTTGTGTGTAACATCGGGGAGGATGCAGAGCTGCTTATGTCACTCTATGACCCTGACCAGTCTGAGTTCATCAG TGAGAACTTCCTGGTGCGCTGGGACAGCATGGGCATGCCCAAAGAGATTGAGAAACTCAACAACCTGCCTGCCCTTTTCACG GATCTGAGCAGCAGTGACCTGATTAGGCCACGTCTCTTCCTCGTCTGTCAGATTATCAGAGTGGGCAGCATGGAGCTCAAGGAGGGCAAGAAACACACTGGAGGGTTAAGGAGACCATTTGGTGTGGCTG TGATGGACATCACAGATATCGCCCATGGAAAAGCAGACGATGAGGAGAAGCAGCATTTCATCCCCTTTCAGCA GATAGCTATGGAGACCTACATCCGTCAGAGGCAGCTcatcatttctcctctcctcccatcccggGTCATTGGAGAGAACGAGCCTCTCACAGCCGTCTTCAACAAAGTCATTAACACCCGGGAGGTCAACCACAAGGGCCAGG GACTGTTTGTGACACTGAAGCTGCTTCCTGGTGACCTGTCCCAGGTCAGGAAGGACTACCCTCACTTTGTTGATCGCACCACCGCCATCGTCAGAAAGATGGGCTTCCCTGAGATCATCCTCCCAG GGTATGTGAGGAACGATATCTATGTCACCTTGCTGCAGGGGGAGTTTGACCGCGGTAAAAAAACGTCACCCAAAAATGTTGAGGTGATGTTGAGTGTTCTAGATAACGATGGCAATCTCATGGAG AAAGCAATATTTCCTGGAGCTGGATATGATGGGATCACAGAATACAAGTCTGTAATTTACTACCAGGTCAAGCAGCCGAGCTGGAATGAAACAGTCAAG GTGACTATTCCTATTGAAGATGTGGGTCGCTGTCATCTCAGGGTGATGTTTCGACACAGATCATCTCAGGACT CTAGAGACAAATCAGAGAAGCCGTTTGGCATGGCGTTCGTCCGCCTGATGAAAGGAGACGGAACCACGCTGAGAGACGGCAGACATGACCTCATCGTCTACAAG GTTGACGCAAAGAAGTCTGAGGATGCAAAAACATACCTGACTCTGCCAGGCTCCTGGGCTgaagtggaggagaaggagaggcagacagggAAAACCTTTAACCATTCAGGAGTCATCCCACTCACCAAGGACAGCTTCCAGATTGGCACTCTCACCTGCTCCACTAAACTCACCCAGAATG TGGATCTCCTGGGCCTGTTGAACTGGAGGTCCAACCCTGAAGAGCTGGACCAGAACCTGCAGCGCCTGATGGAGGTTGAGGGGGGGGAAATTGTCAAG TTTCTACAGGACACACTTGATGCCCTCTTCAGTATCATGATGGAGACTTCAGAGGAGGAGACTTATGACACCCTGCTGTTTAATGCTCTG GTGTTCATAATCACACTGATTGGAGACATCAAGTTCCAGCACTTTAACCCAGTACTGGAGACATACATCAACAAGCACTTCAGTGCCACTCTGGCTTACAT GAAGCTTACCAAGGTTCTGAATTACTATGTGGGCCATGCAGATGAGCCTGTCCTAACCGAGAGACTGTACTCAGCCCTCAAAGCCCTCAAGTACCTGTTCAGGTTCATCGTGCAGTCCCGGGTCCTCTACCTCAG ATTCTATGGGACCAGTGAGGATGCTTTCTTCAACTCCATACGGACACTCTTCCTGTCCTTCAACACACTCATGGACAGACCGCTGGATGAGGGAGTGAAGATAAAG GGGGCGATACTAAAATACCTTCCCACCATCATTAATGACATCAAGAATGTCTTTGATCCTGTGGAGCTCAG tGTTCTTTTGACTAAGTTCATTGAGAGCATCCCTGACTCTCAGCTGGTGCGCCAGAAACTTGGTTGCATGTGTAAGATGGTGGAGAGTGACCTTTTCAAACAGCCAG AGTGTCGAGATGTCCTCTTGCCGCTGGTGACAGACCAGCTGAGTGGGCAGCTGGATGACCACTCCAATAAACCAGACCACGAGGCTTGTGTTCAGCTGCTCAGCACTGTGCTGGACAACCTGGACCGCAAGAATGTG GGTCCAACCCGGGGCCATGTCCAGCTGATAATGGAGCGGCTGCTTCGCAGGGTCAATCGCACTGTCATAAGCATGAGCAGAACCTCCACTCTCATT GGTCATTACCTAGCCTGCATGACCGCCATCTTGAAGCAGATGGATGACATGCACTACGCCCACTACATCAGCACCTTCAAGACCAGACAAGACATCATT GACTTCCTGATGGAGACATTCATCATGTTTAAGGACCTGATGGGGAACGTTTTCCCCTCTGACTGGATGACCATGAACCTCCTGCAGATTGGTGTGTTTCTGCGGGCCATCAACCAGTACTCTGAGGTCCTCAACATGTACTTCATGGACCAGACCCACTTTGAGCTGCAG CTCTGGAACAACTACTTCCATTTGACTGTTGCATTCCTTACCCACAAGTCATTGCAACTGGAATCCTTCTCTCAAGAAAAACGGAATAAAATACTGAACAA GTACGGAGACATGAGGAAGAGCATTGGCTTTAAGATCCGAGATATGTGGTATAATCTTG GCCCCCACAAGATGAAGTTCATCCCGGCCATGGTGGGGCCCATCCTAAAGGCTaccctggtgcctgagccagagCTGAGGAAAGCCACCATCCCCATCTTCTTTGACATGATGCAGTGTGAGCACAACTTCACTCCCAGCCGCACCTTTAACATG TTTGAGAATGAACTGATCACCAAGTTGGATCAGGAGGTAGAGGGAGGCCGTGGGGATGAACAGTACAAAATCCTGCTGGAGAAAAC ACTACTGGAGCACTGCCGGAGGCACAGATACCTGTCTCAGTCAGGGGAGGAGCTGGCTCTGCTGCTCAGCAGTCTGCTGGAGAAGCTACTGGCCTACCGCACCATCACACATGACGAGAGCCCTGAGCTCCGCATGAGCTGCACCGTTAACGTCCTG AACTTCTACAAGGAGAAGAAGCGGGAAGACATTTACATTCG GTATCTGTACAAGCTAAGGGATTTGCACCTTGTCTGTGAGAACTACACGGAGGCAGCATACACCCTGTTACTTCACGCCGAACTCCTCGAG TGGTCTGACAAGCCCTGTGCCCCACATCTGATCCCCGGTCATGGCAAACATGTCTGGACCCAGCAGGAGCTCAAAGAGAGACTCTTCCAGGAGATCATCTGTAACCTGGACAAGGGCAAA ATGTGGGAGAAAGCCATTGAGATGGGTAAACAGCTGGCAAAGATGCATGAGAACCAGATGTTCGACTTCATGGAGCTGAGCCAGCTGCTG AAACAGCAAGCCCAGTTCTATGAGAATATAATGCATGCCATGCGGCCTCAGCCAGAATACTTTGCTGTGGGATACTATGGCCTTGGATTCCCCACTTTCCTCAGG AACAAAGTGTTCATCTACCGTGGTAAGGAGTACGAGTGGCTGGAGGACTTCAGTCTGAAGCTGCTGTCGCAGTTCCCCAACGCAGCCAGGATGACCAGCACAGCGCCCCCTGGGGACAACATCTGTAACTCCCAAGGACAGC ATATCCAGTGTTTTACAGTCAAGCCAGTCCTTACTGTTCCCGCCCAGTTCAAAGACAAGGGGGTTCCTGAGCAGATCCTGAA ctACTACAGAACCAATGAAGTGGACCAGTTTCAGTATTCCAGACCCTTCAGGAAAGGCGCAAAGGACCCCGACAATGAATTTGCA ACCATGTGGATCGAGAGGACAACTTACATCACAACCTATCACTTCCCAGGGATTCTCAAATGGTTCGAAGTGAAGTCCATCTCTGTT GAGGAGATCAGccctctgcagaatgctgtggagaCCATGGAGATGGCCAATGAGAAGCTCAGTAACCTGGTGCAGCAGCAGGCCTGTGACAGCTCCACGTCCGTCCACCCACTCTCCATGATGCTCAATGGCATTGTTGACCCTGCCGTCATGGGTGGCTACTCCAACTACGAGAAG GCATTCTTCACTGACACCTACATGCATGAACACCCAGACGACCTTGAGAGCATTGAGGTCCTCAAACATCTTATTGCCCTCCAG atCCCTCTCCTGGCTGATGGCATCCGAATCCACGGAGAGAAATCCACGGAGCAGCTGAAGCCCTTACACAACCGCTTGCTCACCTGTTTCTCAGACCTGCGGGAGAGAGTGGAGAAGCATTACGGCGTCATAACCCTG CCCTGCTCTCTCACTGAAAGGAAGAAGAGTCGTGTGGGCTCCGTAGTGATGCCCTACATCCTGTCCTCCACCCTGCGCCGCATGTCCACTGTCTCCACCACCTCCTCAGGCCTCTCCAGCGGCTCCACCTCCTCTAACGGACCCTCCCGGCCCTCCTCCCAGGA TTCACTGTTGTCCCGTGACACTGCCAACGATCGCCGGGCCTCGATGTTGTCCCGCTCTGAGGATGACAACCGGATCAGTCGAAAGAACCGAAAAGAATGGAGTGTGAGCAAGTCACAGGTTTTGGTGGAGAGACAGCCAGACATAGATGAG CAGACCCTTCCAGAGAAGCCGCAGAGACCCAAAAGTCTGCAGTTTGGGGATCGTCGCCTGACCCTATCTCTGTTCCAGGGTGTTTCCTCTCACCTCAGCCTTGACAACCCACTCAGCCCCCTGCCAGCCTCTCCTCAGACTCCTCACAGCTCCA cttaTTCATCTCTCCCCGGTGATAATGATGCCACCACTGACACTCCCGGAACACCCCCACCCATGCCACCAAAGAAACATCCCCATGAGATGTTTGACATCTCCCAAAACTCCCTTGAG TTCCACCCTCCTCTGCCTCAGAAAATTGACAGCaagccccctccacctcctcctaaAACCAGGAAGTCTATGTTCCCTGGCTCCTATGAGAATAATCCTCAGTGA